A window of Verrucomicrobiota bacterium contains these coding sequences:
- a CDS encoding L,D-transpeptidase family protein — protein MKKATSADTGDRAEPDGAAKTNAKPAAKKSAPSRSAKGPAQPAASPAEPSLKERMAEARKLEAQDRAKPPATPAGKAKKSRVTRFAPAVAAEALPPLRNSDFPNTYIKQISVRLNDPDHSVTLTWAGPQAEAQETGPFRSSPGAGLKGLNCDDTGTSRRSGSKCTPKGTFTVSGFADHLNSDARATYVTWFVRARGIALHYYPSAPKYSASHGCVRLELKRIAQLIQSNSRTGLTSVVIDGTWTKPPKQW, from the coding sequence ATGAAAAAAGCCACCTCAGCTGACACCGGCGACCGTGCTGAGCCGGATGGCGCCGCCAAAACAAACGCGAAACCGGCAGCGAAAAAATCAGCGCCGTCCCGATCGGCCAAAGGTCCGGCGCAACCAGCCGCGAGCCCGGCAGAACCTTCGCTCAAGGAACGCATGGCGGAAGCCAGGAAGCTCGAGGCGCAGGACCGCGCCAAGCCGCCGGCTACCCCTGCCGGCAAGGCGAAAAAATCGAGGGTTACGAGGTTCGCGCCGGCGGTTGCCGCCGAAGCGTTGCCTCCCCTGCGCAACAGCGATTTTCCGAATACTTACATCAAACAGATTTCCGTTCGGCTTAATGACCCGGATCATTCGGTCACGCTGACGTGGGCAGGGCCGCAGGCCGAAGCGCAGGAGACCGGACCTTTTCGCAGTTCACCGGGCGCCGGGTTAAAAGGCCTTAACTGCGACGATACGGGTACCAGCAGGCGCTCCGGGAGCAAATGCACGCCAAAAGGGACCTTCACGGTTTCAGGATTTGCAGACCACCTGAACAGTGATGCGCGGGCAACCTACGTCACCTGGTTCGTGCGCGCCCGGGGCATCGCCCTGCATTACTACCCCTCAGCCCCGAAATATTCGGCGTCCCACGGGTGCGTTCGCCTCGAGCTGAAGCGCATCGCGCAGTTGATCCAGAGCAATTCCCGCACCGGCCTGACGAGCGTGGTCATCGACGGCACGTGGACAAAGCCGCCCAAGCAATGGTGA